One genomic window of Evansella cellulosilytica DSM 2522 includes the following:
- a CDS encoding EscU/YscU/HrcU family type III secretion system export apparatus switch protein, with protein sequence MMVSRHFNHIKRREINGPTAAVIRYDEASGEEPKVVAQGKGHVAQKILALAKENGIPMEEDTHLLESLLDMDLGENIPPQLYSVMAEILLFIEEMDRNY encoded by the coding sequence ATGATGGTTTCGAGACACTTTAATCATATAAAACGACGTGAAATAAATGGACCTACAGCTGCGGTTATACGCTATGATGAAGCATCAGGGGAAGAACCTAAAGTTGTAGCTCAAGGGAAAGGGCATGTAGCACAAAAGATATTGGCGCTTGCAAAGGAAAATGGGATACCTATGGAAGAAGATACACATCTCCTTGAAAGCTTACTGGATATGGATCTAGGTGAAAATATTCCACCGCAGCTTTATAGTGTTATGGCAGAAATTTTATTATTTATTGAAGAAATGGATAGAAACTATTAA
- the fliS gene encoding flagellar export chaperone FliS, with protein sequence MITNEALHKKSPQEITALLYEACLDNLEEAKLAIEKIDHFKSNTHLQKANDILRRLGAGLNYEAGIIADQLDALYNYLADKIIEANYSKDIKKIDEVISHVQSIANAWQKAMTQAEDKQSKVRKQNANAYEQTAMYES encoded by the coding sequence TTGATTACAAATGAAGCATTGCATAAAAAATCTCCACAAGAAATAACTGCTTTATTGTATGAAGCATGCTTAGACAATTTAGAGGAAGCGAAATTAGCGATAGAAAAAATAGATCATTTTAAATCAAATACACACTTACAAAAAGCAAATGATATACTGCGTCGACTCGGAGCAGGTCTCAACTATGAAGCAGGAATTATCGCTGATCAATTAGATGCTTTATACAATTATTTAGCTGATAAAATAATAGAAGCAAACTATTCGAAAGATATAAAAAAAATAGATGAAGTTATTTCACACGTTCAATCAATAGCTAACGCTTGGCAAAAAGCAATGACACAAGCAGAAGATAAACAATCAAAAGTAAGGAAACAAAATGCCAACGCTTATGAGCAGACGGCTATGTATGAGAGCTGA
- a CDS encoding flagellin has protein sequence MKINNNIQALNSYRNLYQNQMQTSKNLEKLSSGLRINRAADDAAGLAISEKMRSQIRGLKQAERNALDGISLMQTSEGAMQEVHTMLQRMRELAVQASNDTNTEYDREQIQKEIDQLKLEIDSISEKTEFNTRRLLDGSSAVLSVVDRNSVETNLVGSPRVTDARIDSGNYSLAVHDVTMSYDVKQPFAGLGQTGANDIQFVDPGKPGQALGEYTIEIREFTGENARVTVKGPDGLPIVENQVINAGEGAGWAEVGGLNINAGNITGSGTVKIQIEATLNASVEKEGITTFVNREFTTRNGVFNHSGIEFKVNSDVQSSYIVNTEEDTNNHTISATSTHNVPTYAELLADLGVNPDTANVVRNAGIDEDGNPIFVNVNLADKVVGEPIRINGTWNNIDVVDNVPLNEFSKVSRTEFSVTNNSLAFQIGPNTNQNVMIDIPKMDTVELGIEDLNVLTNENANNAIFVLDQAINKISEARSKLGATQNRMEHTINNLQVTHENLTAAESRIRDADMALEMTEFTRNNILNQSATAMLAQANQLPQGVLQLLQ, from the coding sequence ATGAAAATTAACAATAATATTCAAGCATTAAATTCATACCGAAATTTATATCAAAATCAAATGCAAACATCTAAAAACTTAGAAAAATTATCTTCCGGTCTACGTATTAATCGCGCAGCAGATGATGCCGCCGGACTTGCAATCTCTGAAAAAATGCGCTCCCAAATTCGTGGTTTAAAGCAAGCTGAGCGTAATGCGCTAGATGGGATCTCTTTAATGCAAACATCTGAAGGTGCTATGCAGGAAGTGCATACGATGCTACAACGTATGAGAGAGCTCGCTGTACAAGCCTCTAATGATACAAACACAGAGTATGACCGTGAGCAAATTCAAAAGGAAATAGATCAGCTAAAATTAGAGATTGATAGTATTTCTGAAAAAACAGAATTTAACACACGTAGACTATTAGACGGAAGCAGCGCAGTTCTTTCTGTCGTTGATAGAAACAGTGTAGAAACAAACCTTGTCGGTTCACCGAGAGTAACGGATGCGAGGATAGATTCTGGGAATTATTCACTTGCAGTTCATGATGTAACGATGAGTTATGATGTAAAACAGCCTTTTGCAGGGCTTGGTCAAACAGGTGCAAATGATATACAATTTGTTGATCCAGGAAAACCGGGACAAGCACTTGGTGAATACACAATAGAAATACGTGAATTTACAGGTGAAAACGCACGTGTAACCGTAAAAGGTCCAGATGGGTTGCCAATTGTCGAAAACCAAGTAATTAACGCAGGTGAAGGCGCCGGTTGGGCAGAAGTTGGTGGGTTGAACATTAATGCTGGTAATATTACTGGATCAGGGACAGTTAAAATCCAGATCGAAGCAACTTTAAATGCTAGTGTGGAAAAAGAAGGCATAACAACTTTTGTAAATAGAGAGTTTACAACGCGTAATGGTGTATTTAATCATAGTGGAATTGAGTTTAAGGTGAATAGTGATGTGCAATCTTCCTATATAGTAAATACAGAAGAGGACACAAATAATCACACAATTAGCGCAACATCTACTCATAATGTTCCGACTTATGCAGAGTTGTTAGCAGATCTAGGTGTGAATCCTGATACTGCAAATGTTGTTAGAAATGCAGGTATAGATGAAGATGGTAACCCTATTTTCGTTAATGTAAATCTTGCCGACAAAGTTGTTGGAGAACCAATTCGTATTAATGGTACTTGGAATAATATAGATGTAGTAGATAATGTACCGCTTAACGAATTTTCAAAGGTTTCAAGAACAGAATTCTCAGTCACTAACAATTCCTTAGCGTTCCAAATCGGACCTAACACAAATCAAAATGTGATGATTGACATTCCGAAAATGGATACTGTGGAGCTGGGGATTGAAGACTTAAATGTTCTTACAAATGAAAATGCAAATAATGCTATCTTTGTATTAGACCAAGCAATTAATAAAATTTCTGAAGCGCGTTCTAAACTTGGTGCTACTCAAAATCGAATGGAGCACACAATTAATAACCTACAAGTGACACATGAAAACTTGACAGCAGCGGAATCACGTATTCGCGATGCTGATATGGCACTTGAAATGACAGAGTTTACGAGAAATAATATTCTTAACCAATCGGCAACAGCGATGCTTGCACAGGCGAATCAATTGCCACAGGGAGTACTTCAACTACTACAATAA
- a CDS encoding YaaR family protein, translating into MDVQKVSRASLNRTEQKNTTTEAKVSFSEIMQKGRDTQAYERLNELMHKIDDQGKSLAESRTVEELRKYKQLVKEFMDDAVKLGLSLEERKGFNRRGRTKVYKIVKEVDRKLLDLTDAVLKQQKKGLDILDMVGEIKGLLVNIYA; encoded by the coding sequence ATGGATGTTCAAAAAGTTAGCAGGGCCTCTCTAAATCGAACAGAACAAAAAAATACAACAACTGAAGCGAAGGTGTCTTTTTCGGAAATTATGCAAAAAGGAAGAGACACACAAGCATATGAGCGCTTAAATGAGTTAATGCATAAAATTGATGATCAAGGAAAAAGCTTAGCTGAATCAAGAACAGTAGAGGAACTTCGTAAATATAAGCAGTTAGTGAAGGAGTTCATGGATGATGCTGTGAAGCTCGGACTAAGCTTAGAAGAAAGAAAAGGCTTTAATCGTCGTGGGAGAACGAAGGTATATAAAATTGTAAAAGAGGTTGATCGAAAGCTTCTTGATTTAACAGACGCTGTATTAAAGCAACAAAAAAAAGGATTAGATATTCTTGATATGGTAGGAGAAATAAAAGGATTACTCGTAAACATATACGCATAG
- a CDS encoding carbohydrate kinase family protein — MGILFAIGEVLIDFIPNEKGLPLKDVISFEKAPGGAPANVAAAVAKYGEQSEMITKLGTDAFGDFLIDVLKNTGVNTEKVFRTSEANTALAFVSLKENGERDFSFYRNPSADLLLTEAEVDSSWFNDGDILHFCSVDLVDSPMKEAHRKAIQSVIQNGGIVSFDPNVRLPLWDSQASCRNAIREFLPEAHLVKISDEELTFITGISEEESAIQSLFKGNVQAVIYTKGAKGADLYLKGEDTVFTSKGYLVDVQDTTGAGDAFIGGFLYQLLTLKAKPETLKTLLSENYQHILSFANASGALTTTGKGAISALPTKKDILSLINN, encoded by the coding sequence GTGGGAATATTATTTGCGATCGGAGAAGTGTTAATTGACTTTATACCAAATGAAAAAGGCTTACCTTTAAAAGATGTAATATCATTTGAAAAAGCACCTGGTGGCGCTCCTGCAAATGTAGCAGCAGCAGTTGCAAAATACGGGGAACAATCAGAGATGATTACAAAGTTAGGTACCGATGCTTTCGGTGATTTTCTAATTGACGTTTTAAAAAATACTGGTGTGAATACGGAAAAGGTTTTTAGAACTTCCGAAGCGAACACGGCATTAGCTTTCGTTTCATTAAAGGAAAACGGGGAACGTGATTTTTCCTTTTATCGAAATCCATCAGCTGATTTATTGTTAACTGAAGCAGAAGTTGATAGCTCTTGGTTTAATGATGGTGATATTTTACACTTTTGTTCTGTTGATTTAGTAGATAGTCCGATGAAGGAAGCACATAGAAAAGCAATCCAAAGTGTAATTCAAAATGGCGGTATCGTTAGTTTTGATCCAAATGTGAGATTACCGCTTTGGGATAGTCAAGCATCTTGCCGAAATGCGATAAGAGAATTTTTACCTGAGGCACATCTAGTAAAAATTTCAGATGAAGAACTCACATTTATAACAGGTATAAGTGAGGAAGAGAGCGCAATACAATCCTTGTTTAAAGGAAATGTACAAGCTGTTATATATACAAAAGGAGCCAAAGGTGCAGACCTTTATTTAAAGGGAGAAGACACTGTTTTTACTTCAAAAGGGTATTTAGTTGATGTTCAAGATACAACGGGGGCGGGGGATGCTTTTATTGGTGGTTTTTTATATCAATTGTTAACGTTAAAAGCGAAACCAGAGACACTAAAAACGCTTTTGTCTGAAAATTATCAACATATACTGAGCTTTGCAAATGCTAGTGGTGCACTAACAACGACAGGAAAAGGAGCTATTTCCGCATTACCAACAAAAAAGGATATTTTATCATTAATAAATAATTAA
- a CDS encoding DUF4236 domain-containing protein, with product MSFRFQKRVRVAPGVRLNFSKRGVSTSVGPRGSSLTLGKRGIYGNAGIPGTGLSYRTRIDKRNHSTRSERKMKHPNATSPTTNEENIQLQWNDSIGDFSFSTADGRSLTNVEEKNVRSVYKNDLMRMYQEKADEINKRTDRLLHLHHQLFHPTTDIIALSMSNIQDNISHPPNQKVIYHEVMTNMKQNLTFLEKILLIFPKRKKEHEAIVMAEVEKLFQEEMSEYEENKKAYNEEKEYRNKLATKVKNGDVHAMEDWISLFLDELDFPLETDVDFQLINKDTVFLDINLPTMEEIPVKKASILKTGRLKVQEKTQREHREHYAILIGATALYLASFFFGYLPSLKTVYVSGYNQAIDESTGLDHDRYIYSIKVDRKTFYSLNMSKVHPIKAFDNFEPRLKVTKTFIFKEIEPYKIDEHHN from the coding sequence GTGAGCTTTCGATTTCAAAAGCGAGTTCGCGTTGCTCCTGGCGTTCGCTTAAATTTTAGTAAACGAGGAGTTAGTACTTCTGTTGGTCCCCGCGGCTCATCGTTAACGTTAGGTAAACGGGGAATTTACGGTAATGCTGGTATCCCTGGAACTGGATTATCATATAGAACTAGGATAGACAAACGTAATCATAGTACAAGAAGCGAAAGAAAAATGAAACATCCGAACGCTACCTCACCTACAACTAATGAAGAAAATATTCAATTACAATGGAATGATTCCATTGGAGATTTTTCTTTTTCAACTGCAGATGGAAGATCATTAACAAACGTAGAAGAAAAAAATGTTCGGTCTGTTTACAAAAATGATCTAATGCGAATGTATCAAGAAAAAGCGGATGAAATAAATAAACGTACAGACCGTTTACTACATTTACATCATCAATTATTTCATCCTACTACCGATATAATCGCGCTTTCTATGAGTAATATTCAAGATAACATTAGCCATCCTCCTAATCAAAAAGTCATTTATCATGAAGTAATGACAAATATGAAACAAAACTTAACGTTCTTAGAAAAAATTTTACTCATATTCCCGAAAAGAAAAAAAGAACATGAAGCAATCGTAATGGCGGAAGTAGAAAAATTATTTCAAGAAGAGATGAGTGAATACGAAGAAAATAAGAAAGCATACAATGAAGAGAAAGAATATCGAAACAAATTAGCAACAAAAGTGAAAAATGGCGATGTTCATGCGATGGAGGATTGGATAAGTTTGTTCCTTGATGAACTTGACTTCCCTCTTGAAACTGATGTTGACTTTCAACTTATTAACAAGGATACTGTCTTTCTCGATATAAACCTCCCCACAATGGAGGAAATCCCTGTAAAGAAAGCTTCTATCCTGAAAACAGGACGTTTAAAAGTGCAAGAAAAAACACAACGAGAGCATAGAGAACACTATGCTATTCTCATAGGGGCTACCGCTCTTTATTTGGCTAGTTTCTTTTTTGGCTATTTGCCTAGTCTAAAAACTGTGTATGTATCTGGTTATAACCAAGCTATAGATGAGTCTACAGGATTAGATCATGACAGATATATTTATAGTATAAAGGTTGATAGAAAGACATTTTATTCCCTAAATATGAGTAAGGTCCACCCAATAAAAGCCTTTGACAATTTTGAGCCACGCTTGAAAGTAACGAAAACATTTATCTTTAAAGAAATCGAACCGTATAAAATTGACGAACATCACAATTAA
- the namA gene encoding NADPH dehydrogenase NamA: protein MTAKLFTPITIKNVTLKNKIVMSPMCMYSSEGDGYISDFHYTHYISRAIGQVGLVMIEATAVTKQGQISTKDLGIYDDEHVQGLKKLVKGIKAYGARTAIQLGHAGRKAIFDGEIIAPSSIAFDQESKTPKKMSMNEITETIDAFKKAAFRSKLAGFDIVEIHAAHGYLINQFLSPLSNKRNDEYGGTRKNRFRFLKEIIHSVKNVWDGPLFVRISADEYDPDGNQMEDFIYFASEMKKLDVDLIDCSTGGVIRTPINIYPGYQIRHSETIKEHAKMATGAVGLITTGIQAEEILQNERADLIFVGRELLRNPYWSKTAADELHVKLDPPQQYSRGW from the coding sequence ATGACAGCTAAACTTTTTACACCAATAACAATAAAAAATGTAACTTTAAAAAACAAGATTGTCATGTCACCAATGTGCATGTATTCCTCAGAAGGTGATGGTTATATATCTGATTTTCATTATACCCATTACATAAGCCGTGCAATAGGACAAGTTGGTTTAGTTATGATTGAAGCTACTGCAGTAACTAAGCAAGGTCAAATATCCACTAAGGATTTAGGGATATACGATGATGAACATGTTCAAGGATTAAAAAAGCTCGTAAAAGGCATAAAAGCATACGGTGCTAGGACTGCGATTCAGCTTGGCCACGCCGGCCGAAAAGCAATATTTGACGGGGAAATTATTGCACCTTCGTCCATCGCTTTTGACCAAGAAAGTAAAACACCTAAAAAAATGTCTATGAATGAAATTACCGAGACGATAGATGCATTTAAAAAAGCCGCTTTCCGCTCAAAATTAGCGGGATTTGATATAGTGGAAATCCATGCCGCACACGGCTACTTAATCAATCAATTTCTTTCTCCACTTTCTAATAAGAGGAATGATGAGTATGGCGGTACAAGAAAGAATAGATTCCGTTTTTTAAAAGAGATTATTCATTCTGTAAAAAACGTGTGGGATGGCCCACTATTTGTAAGGATTTCTGCAGATGAATACGATCCAGATGGAAATCAAATGGAGGATTTTATTTATTTCGCTTCAGAAATGAAAAAGCTTGATGTTGATTTAATAGATTGTAGCACTGGTGGCGTGATCCGTACACCCATTAACATTTATCCAGGATATCAAATTCGTCATTCTGAAACAATAAAAGAACATGCAAAAATGGCAACTGGTGCAGTAGGATTAATTACTACAGGTATACAAGCTGAGGAGATTCTTCAAAATGAACGAGCCGATCTCATTTTTGTAGGTAGAGAGTTGTTACGCAACCCATATTGGTCGAAAACAGCTGCTGATGAATTACATGTTAAGCTTGATCCTCCTCAGCAGTACAGTCGGGGGTGGTAA
- the cbpB gene encoding cyclic-di-AMP-binding protein CbpB, which yields MQKLDPVNILKESIAPFVISVEKVAHVQPNNTLEHALLILIKSGYTAIPVLDTNFKLHGLITKAQILDSILGIEHIEPERLETTKVSAVMSKTLARMKDYEPFERALSYSINHPFVCVEDDLGAFIGIITRSKLLAYLNGYLHEQKKTK from the coding sequence ATGCAAAAACTTGATCCTGTGAACATCTTGAAGGAATCAATTGCACCATTTGTTATTTCAGTTGAAAAAGTTGCTCACGTCCAGCCTAACAATACACTTGAACACGCACTGTTAATTTTAATAAAGTCTGGCTATACCGCAATCCCCGTACTAGATACTAATTTCAAACTTCATGGACTCATTACGAAAGCTCAAATTCTTGATTCGATTTTAGGTATTGAACATATTGAACCAGAACGTTTAGAAACAACAAAAGTTTCTGCTGTTATGAGTAAGACATTAGCTCGTATGAAGGATTATGAGCCTTTTGAACGTGCGTTATCTTATTCTATTAACCACCCATTTGTTTGTGTAGAAGACGATTTAGGTGCATTTATTGGGATTATAACCCGAAGTAAACTATTAGCCTATTTAAATGGATATTTGCATGAACAAAAGAAAACAAAATGA
- a CDS encoding GNAT family N-acetyltransferase — MIVLNDERLQMKGTTKDNSQVILRPAEEKDAFDIIKNVQDIVQEGRYIQKEKVRTVEEEKRFIQQMTAEDHMYTAVEINGEVVGIARLVRGELKMKRHTAIFRTWLSKSAQGKGLGNILMRYTLEWGKKHHLHKICLTVFSSNQIAKKLYDKYGFVVEGIQREQVYIDGEFEDEIFMAYFFN; from the coding sequence ATGATCGTATTAAATGATGAACGTTTACAAATGAAAGGTACAACTAAAGATAACTCGCAAGTCATCTTACGCCCCGCTGAAGAAAAAGACGCATTTGACATTATTAAAAATGTTCAAGATATTGTCCAAGAAGGACGTTACATCCAAAAAGAAAAGGTTCGAACAGTAGAAGAAGAAAAACGCTTTATACAACAAATGACGGCAGAAGACCATATGTATACTGCTGTCGAAATAAATGGTGAAGTCGTTGGTATTGCACGCCTTGTTCGTGGCGAACTAAAAATGAAACGTCATACAGCCATCTTCAGGACGTGGCTCAGTAAAAGTGCTCAAGGTAAAGGACTCGGCAATATTTTAATGAGATATACGTTGGAATGGGGAAAAAAACATCATTTGCATAAAATTTGTTTAACTGTTTTCTCGTCTAATCAAATTGCAAAAAAATTGTATGATAAATATGGCTTTGTTGTTGAAGGGATTCAACGGGAACAAGTATATATAGATGGAGAATTTGAAGATGAAATCTTTATGGCCTACTTTTTTAATTAA
- a CDS encoding divergent polysaccharide deacetylase family protein, producing the protein MIKRFTCIMIIALFLSSQLPIVHAEENHSVYRAAIIIDDFGGNTGGVKEFMNADVPITMAIMPFLDESTEQAKRANELGFEVIIHMPLEPKKGKRSWLGPLPITADLETDEVKRRVEKAIENVPHAKGINNHMGSKIVGNERIVRAILEVAKKHGLYVIDSGTSGDSVVPEIAEELNIPYGIRDTFLDDSFSSRNHVYKQMIKLCDIVKKHGQAIAIGHVGVKGNDTFNGIQDALPHLEEKNIQIVPMSHLLNTKVEDNPESFWQD; encoded by the coding sequence ATGATTAAAAGGTTTACATGTATCATGATTATCGCACTATTTCTCTCTTCCCAACTACCTATTGTTCATGCTGAAGAGAATCATTCCGTGTATAGAGCAGCAATTATCATTGATGATTTTGGTGGAAATACTGGTGGAGTTAAAGAATTTATGAACGCAGACGTCCCTATCACGATGGCAATTATGCCGTTTCTCGATGAATCAACTGAACAGGCAAAGCGAGCAAATGAATTAGGTTTTGAAGTCATTATTCATATGCCTTTAGAACCTAAAAAGGGTAAAAGATCGTGGTTAGGACCACTCCCCATTACTGCCGATTTAGAAACAGATGAAGTAAAGCGAAGAGTAGAAAAAGCGATAGAAAATGTTCCACATGCAAAAGGAATTAATAACCACATGGGGTCAAAAATTGTTGGTAATGAAAGAATAGTACGCGCTATATTAGAAGTTGCCAAGAAGCATGGTTTGTATGTTATTGACAGTGGAACTAGCGGTGATTCAGTCGTTCCAGAAATTGCAGAAGAGTTAAATATTCCGTATGGTATTCGCGATACATTTTTAGACGATAGCTTTTCGTCAAGAAACCACGTTTATAAGCAAATGATTAAGCTATGTGACATTGTTAAGAAGCATGGACAAGCAATCGCAATAGGTCACGTTGGCGTAAAAGGTAACGACACCTTTAACGGCATTCAAGATGCATTACCACACTTAGAAGAAAAAAATATTCAAATAGTGCCAATGTCTCATTTATTAAATACTAAGGTTGAAGATAATCCTGAATCATTTTGGCAGGATTAA
- a CDS encoding MerR family transcriptional regulator: MSSYKDKKVISIGVISELTGLSERQIRYYEERKLIYPERSKGGTRKYSFYDVERLVDIANKIEDGMQTFEIRREEMKKADIREKMLRGQLNAAFRMRK, from the coding sequence ATGTCATCTTATAAAGACAAGAAAGTCATAAGTATAGGGGTTATAAGCGAATTAACAGGTTTATCAGAACGTCAAATCCGTTACTATGAAGAAAGAAAGTTAATTTACCCTGAACGAAGTAAAGGCGGTACAAGGAAGTATTCCTTTTATGATGTAGAACGTTTAGTAGATATTGCAAACAAAATCGAGGATGGCATGCAAACTTTCGAGATCCGCCGAGAAGAAATGAAAAAAGCTGACATTCGAGAAAAAATGCTCCGTGGTCAGTTAAACGCTGCGTTCAGAATGAGAAAGTAA